A portion of the Pseudomonas sp. GR 6-02 genome contains these proteins:
- a CDS encoding chorismate mutase, translating into MRLRSSLALLTALLANSAFASPAPAALAPLLGTIEERLAIADQVALSKWDSGKPVEDRQREREVIAGAVALAPAYKLSNEAVEQFFSAQIEANKLVQYAHLSDWHAQGKAPDDPRPDLVGQIRPQLDQLQKRLLQQLADFSPYRNDPQCPSWLAKANKTGTQVSLRELAKVRASAELCSASR; encoded by the coding sequence ACAGCGCTTTCGCCAGCCCGGCACCTGCCGCCCTCGCCCCACTGCTTGGCACCATCGAGGAGCGCCTGGCGATTGCCGATCAAGTCGCGTTGAGCAAATGGGACAGCGGTAAACCCGTCGAGGACCGTCAGCGCGAGCGTGAGGTGATTGCCGGCGCCGTTGCCCTGGCACCTGCTTATAAATTGAGCAACGAAGCCGTCGAACAGTTCTTCTCGGCGCAGATCGAGGCCAACAAACTGGTGCAATACGCGCATTTGTCTGACTGGCATGCGCAAGGCAAGGCACCCGACGATCCTCGCCCCGACCTCGTCGGGCAGATCCGCCCGCAACTTGATCAGTTACAAAAACGCCTGCTGCAACAACTGGCCGATTTCAGCCCTTATCGCAACGACCCGCAGTGCCCGTCCTGGCTGGCCAAGGCCAATAAAACCGGCACCCAAGTATCTCTGCGCGAGCTCGCCAAGGTACGCGCCAGCGCTGAGTTGTGCAGCGCCAGCCGCTGA